A single genomic interval of Mangifera indica cultivar Alphonso chromosome 5, CATAS_Mindica_2.1, whole genome shotgun sequence harbors:
- the LOC123215735 gene encoding galactinol synthase 1-like, whose amino-acid sequence MAPGVPVDVFSGSGKISTRNTGYSKRAYVTFLAGNGDYVKGVVGLAKGLRKVKSAYPLVVATLPDVPEEHREILRSQGCIVHEIEPIYPPENQIQFAIAYYVINYSKLRLWNFEYSKMIYLDADIQVFENIDNLFDTADGYFYAVMDCFCEKTWSHSPQYSIGYCQQCPDKVSWPAEMGSPPPLYFNAGMFVFEPSRLTYESLLETLQITPPTPFAEQDFLNMFFQKIYKPIPRDYNLVLAMLWRHPENVELEKVKVVHYCAAGSKPWRYTGKEVNMDREDIKILVKKWWDIYNDESIDFKAENHASEETYSRASIISNMPEPAISHIPAPSAA is encoded by the exons ATGGCCCCAGGAGTGCCTGTAGATGTCTTCTCGGGCAGTGGCAAGATTTCTACACGGAACACGGGCTATTCCAAAAGGGCCTACGTGACTTTTTTAGCCGGCAATGGTGATTATGTTAAAGGAGTGGTGGGGTTGGCTAAGGGCTTGCGCAAGGTGAAAAGTGCATATCCTCTGGTTGTTGCAACTTTGCCTGATGTCCCTGAAGAGCATCGTGAGATCTTAAGATCTCAGGGATGCATCGTTCATGAAATCGAGCCCATTTATCCGCCGGAAAATCAGATTCAATTTGCCATAGCCTACTATGTCATCAACTATTCCAAGCTCCGCTTATGGAAT TTTGAGTACAGCAAGATGATATACTTGGATGCTGATATCCAAGTGTTTGAGAATATTGACAATCTTTTCGACACAGCAGACGGGTATTTCTACGCTGTAATGGACTGCTTCTGTGAGAAGACATGGAGCCACTCGCCGCAGTACTCTATTGGGTATTGCCAGCAGTGCCCTGATAAAGTTTCATGGCCGGCGGAGATGGGATCTCCTCCTCCTTTGTACTTCAATGCCGGAATGTTTGTGTTCGAGCCTAGCCGTTTAACCTATGAAAGTCTCCTTGAGACTCTGCAGATCACTCCTCCAACACCATTCGCTGAGCAA GATTTCTTGAACATGTTTTTCCAAAAGATTTACAAACCAATTCCACGGGACTACAACCTGGTTCTAGCTATGTTATGGCGCCATCCTGAGAATGTTGAGCTTGAGAAAGTTAAGGTGGTGCATTATTGTGCTGCT GGTTCAAAGCCCTGGAGGTATACTGGAAAGGAAGTTAATATGGACAGAGAGGACATCAAGATTTTGGTGAAAAAATGGTGGGATATTTATAATGATGAATCTATTGATTTCAAGGCAGAAAATCATGCTTCAGAAGAGACATATTCAAGGGCATCCATCATCTCTAATATGCCGGAACCTGCCATTTCTCACATTCCGGCTCCCTCCGCCGCTTGA
- the LOC123215329 gene encoding type 2 DNA topoisomerase 6 subunit B-like isoform X4 has translation MEISSVQNLCIHLISAAFQRCRVSEDLCRLSVGLKCCAAHDPSNVLITISDTGIGSCLEELQDLKFSREFVEAKKWDICDDEIHHYHLNLKESISTRRLIRLPSNPKNGVKFSGTEVYLSSSECIDVLLAEFICFFQKILILKIPNVAVELVLKQEDVPGSQHENILLVSECNPLSLSTSFVDRLKSGFKDYVLKSGNSLQRKCESCLPSWEQQKVGGGVACCSESHKSPGLVMEVVIIISELSGARCPCFRACSAKTEVLYFNDFSPCSINQSSLNVLTTIDWKSYGLVLGRVVDQGGNVMLEWENLPPRSHIDMVIHCYHKQFKLLQFSQKTQPDGKLLKKAIKLALEDLKEKNAGMLLSAHTLKIRSYAPDLARTIAGLILTSNDTEFQEECFSLLGLPYQDNEGELLEECIKEKIISVIEMNDRKPERRKEIAHYLFEDDCLQEPSFDDDGYDKGEHLFSSLDY, from the exons ATGGAGATTTCGTCAGTTCAAAATCTTTGTATACAT TTAATTTCTGCTGCATTTCAAAGATGCCGTGTATCAGAAGATCTGTGCAGACTATCGGTTGGTCTTAAATGCTGTGCAGCTCACGATCCTTCAAATGTTCTAATCACAA tATCAGATACTGGTATTGGTAGCTGCTTGGAGGAATTGCAGGACCTAAAATTCTCTAGGGAGTTTGTTGAAGCCAAAAAGTGGG ATATATGTGATGATGAGATACATCATTATCATTTAAACCTAAAAGAAAGCATTTCTACTAGAAGGCTGATTCGGCTTCCTTCAAATCCCAAGAACGGTGTGAAATTCAG TGGGACTGAAGTATATCTGTCCAGTTCCGAATGCATTGATGTTTTACTGGCAGAGTTCATTTGCTTCTTTCAAAAG ATACTCATTCTGAAGATTCCT AATGTTGCAGTTGAACTGGTACTCAAACAAGAGGATGTTCCTGGATCACAAcatgaaaatattcttttagtGAGTGAGTGCAATCCGCTATCTCTTTCAACCTCATTTGTTGATAGATTGAAGTCAGGCTTTAAAGACTATGTTTTAAAGAGTGGAAATAGTTTGCAGAGGAAATGTGAATCTTGCCTTCCAAGTTG GGAACAGCAGAAGGTTGGAGGTGGAGTAGCATGCTGCTCAGAAAGTCATAAGAGTCCTGGCCTCGTGATGGAAGtagtaattataattagtgAATTATCTGGGGCAAGATGTCCTTGCTTCAGGGCATGCAGTGCTAAAACTGAG GTTTTGTATTTTAACGATTTCTCACCCTGTTCGATAAACCAATCCTCTCTTAATGTGTTGACTACTATTGACTGGAAAAGTTATGGGTTGGTGTTGGGAAGGGTTGTGGATCAAGGAGGCAATGTGATGCTAGAATGGGAAAACCTACCTCCTCGTAGTCATATTGATATGGTCATCCATTGCTACCATAAGCA GTTTAAATTGCTGCAGTTTAGCCAAAAGACTCAACCTGATGGGAAACTCCTAAAAAAGGCTATTAAACTTGCTTTGGAAGATTTGAAGGAGAAAAATGCAGGAATGCTTCTAAGTGCACATACCCTTAAG ATACGCAGTTATGCCCCTGACCTCGCAAGAACCATTGCTGGCCTCATCTTGACATCTAATGACACAGAATTTCAAGAAGAATGCTTCTCTCTTCTTGGCTTGCCGTACCAAGATAATGAAGGTGAACTTCTTGAAGAGTGTATTAAGGAAAAGATCATTTCAGTCATAGAAATGAATGATAGGAAGCCAGAGAGAAGGAAAGAGATTGCACATTATCTTTTTGAAGATGACTGCCTCCAGGAACCGAGCTTTGACGATGATGGATATGATAAAGGTGAGCATCTGTTTAGCTCCTTGGattactaa
- the LOC123215329 gene encoding type 2 DNA topoisomerase 6 subunit B-like isoform X3, with translation MEISSVQNLCIHLISAAFQRCRVSEDLCRLSVGLKCCAAHDPSNVLITISDTGIGSCLEELQDLKFSREFVEAKKWDGVLSVKTTNICDDEIHHYHLNLKESISTRRLIRLPSNPKNGVKFSGTEVYLSSSECIDVLLAEFICFFQKNVAVELVLKQEDVPGSQHENILLVSECNPLSLSTSFVDRLKSGFKDYVLKSGNSLQRKCESCLPSWEQQKVGGGVACCSESHKSPGLVMEVVIIISELSGARCPCFRACSAKTEVLYFNDFSPCSINQSSLNVLTTIDWKSYGLVLGRVVDQGGNVMLEWENLPPRSHIDMVIHCYHKQFKLLQFSQKTQPDGKLLKKAIKLALEDLKEKNAGMLLSAHTLKIRSYAPDLARTIAGLILTSNDTEFQEECFSLLGLPYQDNEGELLEECIKEKIISVIEMNDRKPERRKEIAHYLFEDDCLQEPSFDDDGYDKGEHLFSSLDY, from the exons ATGGAGATTTCGTCAGTTCAAAATCTTTGTATACAT TTAATTTCTGCTGCATTTCAAAGATGCCGTGTATCAGAAGATCTGTGCAGACTATCGGTTGGTCTTAAATGCTGTGCAGCTCACGATCCTTCAAATGTTCTAATCACAA tATCAGATACTGGTATTGGTAGCTGCTTGGAGGAATTGCAGGACCTAAAATTCTCTAGGGAGTTTGTTGAAGCCAAAAAGTGGG ATGGAGTGCTTTCAGTCAAAACAACTA ATATATGTGATGATGAGATACATCATTATCATTTAAACCTAAAAGAAAGCATTTCTACTAGAAGGCTGATTCGGCTTCCTTCAAATCCCAAGAACGGTGTGAAATTCAG TGGGACTGAAGTATATCTGTCCAGTTCCGAATGCATTGATGTTTTACTGGCAGAGTTCATTTGCTTCTTTCAAAAG AATGTTGCAGTTGAACTGGTACTCAAACAAGAGGATGTTCCTGGATCACAAcatgaaaatattcttttagtGAGTGAGTGCAATCCGCTATCTCTTTCAACCTCATTTGTTGATAGATTGAAGTCAGGCTTTAAAGACTATGTTTTAAAGAGTGGAAATAGTTTGCAGAGGAAATGTGAATCTTGCCTTCCAAGTTG GGAACAGCAGAAGGTTGGAGGTGGAGTAGCATGCTGCTCAGAAAGTCATAAGAGTCCTGGCCTCGTGATGGAAGtagtaattataattagtgAATTATCTGGGGCAAGATGTCCTTGCTTCAGGGCATGCAGTGCTAAAACTGAG GTTTTGTATTTTAACGATTTCTCACCCTGTTCGATAAACCAATCCTCTCTTAATGTGTTGACTACTATTGACTGGAAAAGTTATGGGTTGGTGTTGGGAAGGGTTGTGGATCAAGGAGGCAATGTGATGCTAGAATGGGAAAACCTACCTCCTCGTAGTCATATTGATATGGTCATCCATTGCTACCATAAGCA GTTTAAATTGCTGCAGTTTAGCCAAAAGACTCAACCTGATGGGAAACTCCTAAAAAAGGCTATTAAACTTGCTTTGGAAGATTTGAAGGAGAAAAATGCAGGAATGCTTCTAAGTGCACATACCCTTAAG ATACGCAGTTATGCCCCTGACCTCGCAAGAACCATTGCTGGCCTCATCTTGACATCTAATGACACAGAATTTCAAGAAGAATGCTTCTCTCTTCTTGGCTTGCCGTACCAAGATAATGAAGGTGAACTTCTTGAAGAGTGTATTAAGGAAAAGATCATTTCAGTCATAGAAATGAATGATAGGAAGCCAGAGAGAAGGAAAGAGATTGCACATTATCTTTTTGAAGATGACTGCCTCCAGGAACCGAGCTTTGACGATGATGGATATGATAAAGGTGAGCATCTGTTTAGCTCCTTGGattactaa
- the LOC123215329 gene encoding type 2 DNA topoisomerase 6 subunit B-like isoform X1, with protein sequence MEISSVQNLCIHLISAAFQRCRVSEDLCRLSVGLKCCAAHDPSNVLITISDTGIGSCLEELQDLKFSREFVEAKKWDGVLSVKTTNICDDEIHHYHLNLKESISTRRLIRLPSNPKNGVKFSGTEVYLSSSECIDVLLAEFICFFQKILILKIPNVAVELVLKQEDVPGSQHENILLVSECNPLSLSTSFVDRLKSGFKDYVLKSGNSLQRKCESCLPSWEQQKVGGGVACCSESHKSPGLVMEVVIIISELSGARCPCFRACSAKTEVLYFNDFSPCSINQSSLNVLTTIDWKSYGLVLGRVVDQGGNVMLEWENLPPRSHIDMVIHCYHKQFKLLQFSQKTQPDGKLLKKAIKLALEDLKEKNAGMLLSAHTLKIRSYAPDLARTIAGLILTSNDTEFQEECFSLLGLPYQDNEGELLEECIKEKIISVIEMNDRKPERRKEIAHYLFEDDCLQEPSFDDDGYDKGEHLFSSLDY encoded by the exons ATGGAGATTTCGTCAGTTCAAAATCTTTGTATACAT TTAATTTCTGCTGCATTTCAAAGATGCCGTGTATCAGAAGATCTGTGCAGACTATCGGTTGGTCTTAAATGCTGTGCAGCTCACGATCCTTCAAATGTTCTAATCACAA tATCAGATACTGGTATTGGTAGCTGCTTGGAGGAATTGCAGGACCTAAAATTCTCTAGGGAGTTTGTTGAAGCCAAAAAGTGGG ATGGAGTGCTTTCAGTCAAAACAACTA ATATATGTGATGATGAGATACATCATTATCATTTAAACCTAAAAGAAAGCATTTCTACTAGAAGGCTGATTCGGCTTCCTTCAAATCCCAAGAACGGTGTGAAATTCAG TGGGACTGAAGTATATCTGTCCAGTTCCGAATGCATTGATGTTTTACTGGCAGAGTTCATTTGCTTCTTTCAAAAG ATACTCATTCTGAAGATTCCT AATGTTGCAGTTGAACTGGTACTCAAACAAGAGGATGTTCCTGGATCACAAcatgaaaatattcttttagtGAGTGAGTGCAATCCGCTATCTCTTTCAACCTCATTTGTTGATAGATTGAAGTCAGGCTTTAAAGACTATGTTTTAAAGAGTGGAAATAGTTTGCAGAGGAAATGTGAATCTTGCCTTCCAAGTTG GGAACAGCAGAAGGTTGGAGGTGGAGTAGCATGCTGCTCAGAAAGTCATAAGAGTCCTGGCCTCGTGATGGAAGtagtaattataattagtgAATTATCTGGGGCAAGATGTCCTTGCTTCAGGGCATGCAGTGCTAAAACTGAG GTTTTGTATTTTAACGATTTCTCACCCTGTTCGATAAACCAATCCTCTCTTAATGTGTTGACTACTATTGACTGGAAAAGTTATGGGTTGGTGTTGGGAAGGGTTGTGGATCAAGGAGGCAATGTGATGCTAGAATGGGAAAACCTACCTCCTCGTAGTCATATTGATATGGTCATCCATTGCTACCATAAGCA GTTTAAATTGCTGCAGTTTAGCCAAAAGACTCAACCTGATGGGAAACTCCTAAAAAAGGCTATTAAACTTGCTTTGGAAGATTTGAAGGAGAAAAATGCAGGAATGCTTCTAAGTGCACATACCCTTAAG ATACGCAGTTATGCCCCTGACCTCGCAAGAACCATTGCTGGCCTCATCTTGACATCTAATGACACAGAATTTCAAGAAGAATGCTTCTCTCTTCTTGGCTTGCCGTACCAAGATAATGAAGGTGAACTTCTTGAAGAGTGTATTAAGGAAAAGATCATTTCAGTCATAGAAATGAATGATAGGAAGCCAGAGAGAAGGAAAGAGATTGCACATTATCTTTTTGAAGATGACTGCCTCCAGGAACCGAGCTTTGACGATGATGGATATGATAAAGGTGAGCATCTGTTTAGCTCCTTGGattactaa
- the LOC123215329 gene encoding type 2 DNA topoisomerase 6 subunit B-like isoform X5, with protein sequence MECFQSKQLIADICDDEIHHYHLNLKESISTRRLIRLPSNPKNGVKFSGTEVYLSSSECIDVLLAEFICFFQKILILKIPNVAVELVLKQEDVPGSQHENILLVSECNPLSLSTSFVDRLKSGFKDYVLKSGNSLQRKCESCLPSWEQQKVGGGVACCSESHKSPGLVMEVVIIISELSGARCPCFRACSAKTEVLYFNDFSPCSINQSSLNVLTTIDWKSYGLVLGRVVDQGGNVMLEWENLPPRSHIDMVIHCYHKQFKLLQFSQKTQPDGKLLKKAIKLALEDLKEKNAGMLLSAHTLKIRSYAPDLARTIAGLILTSNDTEFQEECFSLLGLPYQDNEGELLEECIKEKIISVIEMNDRKPERRKEIAHYLFEDDCLQEPSFDDDGYDKGEHLFSSLDY encoded by the exons ATGGAGTGCTTTCAGTCAAAACAACTA ATTGCAGATATATGTGATGATGAGATACATCATTATCATTTAAACCTAAAAGAAAGCATTTCTACTAGAAGGCTGATTCGGCTTCCTTCAAATCCCAAGAACGGTGTGAAATTCAG TGGGACTGAAGTATATCTGTCCAGTTCCGAATGCATTGATGTTTTACTGGCAGAGTTCATTTGCTTCTTTCAAAAG ATACTCATTCTGAAGATTCCT AATGTTGCAGTTGAACTGGTACTCAAACAAGAGGATGTTCCTGGATCACAAcatgaaaatattcttttagtGAGTGAGTGCAATCCGCTATCTCTTTCAACCTCATTTGTTGATAGATTGAAGTCAGGCTTTAAAGACTATGTTTTAAAGAGTGGAAATAGTTTGCAGAGGAAATGTGAATCTTGCCTTCCAAGTTG GGAACAGCAGAAGGTTGGAGGTGGAGTAGCATGCTGCTCAGAAAGTCATAAGAGTCCTGGCCTCGTGATGGAAGtagtaattataattagtgAATTATCTGGGGCAAGATGTCCTTGCTTCAGGGCATGCAGTGCTAAAACTGAG GTTTTGTATTTTAACGATTTCTCACCCTGTTCGATAAACCAATCCTCTCTTAATGTGTTGACTACTATTGACTGGAAAAGTTATGGGTTGGTGTTGGGAAGGGTTGTGGATCAAGGAGGCAATGTGATGCTAGAATGGGAAAACCTACCTCCTCGTAGTCATATTGATATGGTCATCCATTGCTACCATAAGCA GTTTAAATTGCTGCAGTTTAGCCAAAAGACTCAACCTGATGGGAAACTCCTAAAAAAGGCTATTAAACTTGCTTTGGAAGATTTGAAGGAGAAAAATGCAGGAATGCTTCTAAGTGCACATACCCTTAAG ATACGCAGTTATGCCCCTGACCTCGCAAGAACCATTGCTGGCCTCATCTTGACATCTAATGACACAGAATTTCAAGAAGAATGCTTCTCTCTTCTTGGCTTGCCGTACCAAGATAATGAAGGTGAACTTCTTGAAGAGTGTATTAAGGAAAAGATCATTTCAGTCATAGAAATGAATGATAGGAAGCCAGAGAGAAGGAAAGAGATTGCACATTATCTTTTTGAAGATGACTGCCTCCAGGAACCGAGCTTTGACGATGATGGATATGATAAAGGTGAGCATCTGTTTAGCTCCTTGGattactaa
- the LOC123215329 gene encoding type 2 DNA topoisomerase 6 subunit B-like isoform X2: MEISSVQNLCIHLISAAFQRCRVSEDLCRLSVGLKCCAAHDPSNVLITISDTGIGSCLEELQDLKFSREFVEAKKWDGVLSVKTTNICDDEIHHYHLNLKESISTRRLIRLPSNPKNGVKFSGTEVYLSSSECIDVLLAEFICFFQKILILKIPNVAVELVLKQEDVPGSQHENILLVSECNPLSLSTSFVDRLKSGFKDYVLKSGNSLQRKCESCLPSWEQQKVGGGVACCSESHKSPGLVMEVVIIISELSGARCPCFRACSAKTEVLYFNDFSPCSINQSSLNVLTTIDWKSYGLVLGRVVDQGGNVMLEWENLPPRSHIDMVIHCYHKQLLQFSQKTQPDGKLLKKAIKLALEDLKEKNAGMLLSAHTLKIRSYAPDLARTIAGLILTSNDTEFQEECFSLLGLPYQDNEGELLEECIKEKIISVIEMNDRKPERRKEIAHYLFEDDCLQEPSFDDDGYDKGEHLFSSLDY; encoded by the exons ATGGAGATTTCGTCAGTTCAAAATCTTTGTATACAT TTAATTTCTGCTGCATTTCAAAGATGCCGTGTATCAGAAGATCTGTGCAGACTATCGGTTGGTCTTAAATGCTGTGCAGCTCACGATCCTTCAAATGTTCTAATCACAA tATCAGATACTGGTATTGGTAGCTGCTTGGAGGAATTGCAGGACCTAAAATTCTCTAGGGAGTTTGTTGAAGCCAAAAAGTGGG ATGGAGTGCTTTCAGTCAAAACAACTA ATATATGTGATGATGAGATACATCATTATCATTTAAACCTAAAAGAAAGCATTTCTACTAGAAGGCTGATTCGGCTTCCTTCAAATCCCAAGAACGGTGTGAAATTCAG TGGGACTGAAGTATATCTGTCCAGTTCCGAATGCATTGATGTTTTACTGGCAGAGTTCATTTGCTTCTTTCAAAAG ATACTCATTCTGAAGATTCCT AATGTTGCAGTTGAACTGGTACTCAAACAAGAGGATGTTCCTGGATCACAAcatgaaaatattcttttagtGAGTGAGTGCAATCCGCTATCTCTTTCAACCTCATTTGTTGATAGATTGAAGTCAGGCTTTAAAGACTATGTTTTAAAGAGTGGAAATAGTTTGCAGAGGAAATGTGAATCTTGCCTTCCAAGTTG GGAACAGCAGAAGGTTGGAGGTGGAGTAGCATGCTGCTCAGAAAGTCATAAGAGTCCTGGCCTCGTGATGGAAGtagtaattataattagtgAATTATCTGGGGCAAGATGTCCTTGCTTCAGGGCATGCAGTGCTAAAACTGAG GTTTTGTATTTTAACGATTTCTCACCCTGTTCGATAAACCAATCCTCTCTTAATGTGTTGACTACTATTGACTGGAAAAGTTATGGGTTGGTGTTGGGAAGGGTTGTGGATCAAGGAGGCAATGTGATGCTAGAATGGGAAAACCTACCTCCTCGTAGTCATATTGATATGGTCATCCATTGCTACCATAAGCA ATTGCTGCAGTTTAGCCAAAAGACTCAACCTGATGGGAAACTCCTAAAAAAGGCTATTAAACTTGCTTTGGAAGATTTGAAGGAGAAAAATGCAGGAATGCTTCTAAGTGCACATACCCTTAAG ATACGCAGTTATGCCCCTGACCTCGCAAGAACCATTGCTGGCCTCATCTTGACATCTAATGACACAGAATTTCAAGAAGAATGCTTCTCTCTTCTTGGCTTGCCGTACCAAGATAATGAAGGTGAACTTCTTGAAGAGTGTATTAAGGAAAAGATCATTTCAGTCATAGAAATGAATGATAGGAAGCCAGAGAGAAGGAAAGAGATTGCACATTATCTTTTTGAAGATGACTGCCTCCAGGAACCGAGCTTTGACGATGATGGATATGATAAAGGTGAGCATCTGTTTAGCTCCTTGGattactaa
- the LOC123216316 gene encoding pantothenate kinase 1 isoform X2 gives MEEKEGEIIQAKLDSHQSESQISHLALDIGGSLIKLVYFSKNNTSLGDDDDNNKHLVLQGRLHFTKFETSKINDCIEFIRSKKLHLCGVRLLDAPASDKIILKATGGGAYKFADLFKEKLGIIVEKEDEMDCLVAGANFLLKAVHQEAFTYMDGQKEFVHIDQNDLYPYLLVNIGSGVSMIKVDGDGKFERISGTSVGGGTFWGLGRLLTKCKSFDELLELSHQGNNRVIDMLVGDIYGGADYSKIGLLSTSIASSFGKAISDNKELEDYKPEDVARSLLRLISNNIGQVLLQKKKCCYLFLPRFRKYNFI, from the exons atggaagaaaaagagGGTGAAATTATACAAGCAAAACTGGACTCACACCAATCCGAAAGTCAAATATCTCATTTGGCTCTCGACATCGGAG GTTCCTTAATAAAGTTGGTGTATTTCTCGAAAAATAACACTAGTTTGGGTGATGACGACGACAATAATAAGCATCTTGTGCTTCAAGGAAGGCTTCATTTTACGAAATTCGAAACCAGCAAAATTAACGATTGCATAGAGTTTATACGATCCAAGAAACTTCATCTCTGTG GTGTCCGGCTTCTTGATGCTCCGGCCAGTGATAAGATCATTCTTAAG GCAACAGGTGGTGGGGCATACAAATTTGCTGATCTCTTCAAAGAAAAGCTTGGTATTATTGTTGAGAAGGAAGATGAAATGGATTGTCTTGTAGCTGGTGCAAATTTTTTGCTAAAG GCAGTACACCAAGAAGCTTTTACATACATGGATGGTCAGAAGGAATTTGTGCATATTGACCAAAATGATTTGTACCCTTATCTTCTTGTCAATATTGGGTCAGGTGTTAGCATGATCAAG GTGGATGGTGATGGCAAGTTTGAGCGAATTAGTGGAACAAGTGTTGGTGGTGGTACCTTTTGGGGTTTAGGAAGGCTATTAACAAAATGCAAGAG TTTTGATGAGTTGCTGGAGTTAAGTCATCAGGGAAACAACAGAGTCATAGACATGCTTGTTGGAGATATATATGGTGGAGCAGATTATTCAAAG ATTGGTCTTTTATCAACATCTATTGCTTCTAGCTTTGGTAAGGCAATTTCTGATAATAAAGAGCTGGAAGATTACAAACCTGAAGATGTAGCACGGTCCCTTTTAAGATTGATTTCAAATAATATTGGGCAG GTGCTTCTTCAAAAAAAGAAATGCTGTTATCTTTTTCTTCCAAGATTTAGAAAGTATAATTTCATATGA